From a single Miscanthus floridulus cultivar M001 chromosome 8, ASM1932011v1, whole genome shotgun sequence genomic region:
- the LOC136472271 gene encoding tryptophan decarboxylase 1-like, translating into MGSLDTTPAAAAAFTDINRSGAFQPLNADDVRSYLHKSVDFIYDYYKSVDSLPVLPGVEPGYLRRLLQSVPPTSSAPFDIALKEVRDAVVPGMTHWASPNFFAFFPSTNSAAAIAGELVASAMNTVGFTWQASPAATEMEVLALDWLAQLLRLPSTFMNRTAEAGRGSGGGVILGTTSEAMLVTLVSARDAALRRAGSVGVAGITRLVVYAADQTHSTFFKACRLAGFDPANIRSIPTGPETDYALDPAKLLEIMQADVDASLVPTYICATVGTTSSNAVDPVGAIADVAAMFNAWVHIDAAYAGSACICPEFRHHLNGVERVDSISMSPHKWLMTCLDCTCLWVRDTHRLTDSLETNPEYLKNDASESGNVTDLKDMQVGVGRRFRGLKLWMVMRTYGSAKLQEHIRSDVAMAKMFEDAVRADDRFEVVVPRNFALVCFRIRPQGTMTEEDAEEVNRELMERLNRTGKAYLAHTAVGDRFVLRFAVGSSLQEERHVRSAWELIKKTTTEIMDEEM; encoded by the coding sequence ATGGGCAGCCTTGACACcacccctgccgccgccgccgccttcaccGACATCAACCGCAGCGGCGCCTTCCAGCCGCTCAACGCCGACGACGTGCGCTCCTACCTGCACAAGTCGGTCGACTTCATCTACGACTACTACAAGTCCGTGGACTCCCTGCCGGTGCTGCCAGGCGTGGAGCCAGGCTACCTACGGCGCCTGCTGCAGTCCGTGCCGCCGACCTCCTCCGCGCCCTTCGACATTGCCCTAAAGGAGGTCCGCGACGCCGTCGTCCCGGGGATGACCCACTGGGCCAGCCCCAACTTCTTCGCCTTCTTCCCGTCCACCAACAGCGCCGCCGCTATCGCGGGCGAGCTCGTCGCCTCCGCCATGAACACCGTCGGCTTCACCTGGCAGGCCAGCCCCGCCGCCACCGAGATGGAGGTCCTCGCGCTCGACTGGCTCGCGCAGCTCCTCCGCCTGCCGTCCACCTTCATGAACCGCACCGCGGAAGCTGGGCGCGGGTCCGGTGGTGGCGTCATCCTCGGCACCACCAGTGAGGCCATGCTCGTCACGCTCGTCTCCGCTCGTGACGCCGCCCTGCGCCGGGCTGGCTCCGTTGGCGTCGCTGGGATCACCAGGCTCGTCGTCTACGCCGCTGACCAGACGCACTCCACCTTCTTCAAGGCGTGCCGTCTCGCCGGATTCGACCCGGCCAACATCCGCTCCATCCCCACCGGCCCGGAGACCGACTACGCCCTCGACCCGGCGAAGCTGCTCGAGATCATGCAGGCTGACGTCGACGCCAGCCTCGTGCCCACCTACATCTGCGCCACCGTCGGCACCACGTCGTCCAACGCCGTTGATCCTGTCGGAGCCATCGCCGATGTCGCCGCCATGTTTAATGCGTGGGTGCACATCGACGCCGCCTACGCCGGAAGCGCGTGCATCTGCCCGGAGTTCCGGCACCACCTGAACGGCGTCGAGCGGGTGGACTCCATCAGCATGAGCCCGCACAAGTGGCTCATGACGTGCCTTGACTGCACGTGCCTGTGGGTGCGCGACACGCACCGGCTCACCGACTCCCTGGAGACCAACCCGGAGTACCTCAAGAACGACGCCAGCGAGTCCGGCAACGTCACTGATCTCAAGGACATGCAGGTCGGTGTCGGCCGCCGCTTCCGGGGACTCAAGCTCTGGATGGTCATGCGCACCTACGGCTCCGCCAAGCTCCAGGAGCACATCCGGAGTGACGTCGCCATGGCCAAGATGTTCGAGGACGCCGTGCGAGCCGACGACCGGTTCGAGGTCGTGGTGCCGAGGAACTTCGCTCTCGTGTGTTTCAGGATCAGGCCGCAAGGCACCATGACTgaggaggacgccgaggaggtcAACCGTGAGCTCATGGAGCGGCTGAACAGGACCGGGAAGGCGTACCTCGCGCACACGGCGGTTGGCGACAGGTTCGTGCTGCGGTTCGCGGTGGGGTCGTCGCTGCAGGAGGAGAGGCACGTGCGAAGCGCGTGGGAGCTCATCAAGAAGACGACCACCGAGATCATGGACGAAGAGATGTAG